From the Cyanobacteria bacterium GSL.Bin1 genome, one window contains:
- a CDS encoding prepilin-type N-terminal cleavage/methylation domain-containing protein produces the protein MNSILKSKLLFALNKNKKDKGFTLIELLVVIIIIGVLSAVALPNLLGQVGKARESEAKNAVGSFNRGQQAAFTEDGSFAAVGGTGTAAQAALNSDLGVGLELEFYEPDAQTTGQLLMLNSDRGTDNTRDYGGGINYDPDARSFTTVVCRMDDAAANTAMTDSEVSNEAVTTGTAMACANSASAVN, from the coding sequence ATGAATTCAATCCTAAAATCTAAATTACTGTTCGCTCTCAACAAAAATAAAAAAGATAAAGGTTTCACTTTAATTGAACTGCTCGTTGTAATTATTATTATTGGTGTTCTCTCTGCGGTTGCCCTCCCTAACTTACTCGGACAGGTGGGTAAAGCCAGAGAATCGGAAGCAAAAAACGCAGTTGGTTCTTTCAACCGTGGTCAACAGGCTGCTTTCACAGAAGATGGTAGCTTTGCAGCCGTTGGTGGTACAGGTACTGCTGCTCAGGCAGCCTTGAATAGTGATTTAGGCGTAGGTCTGGAATTAGAATTCTACGAGCCTGATGCTCAAACCACTGGTCAGCTTCTCATGCTCAACTCCGACCGAGGTACTGATAACACCAGAGATTATGGTGGTGGCATTAACTATGACCCCGATGCAAGAAGTTTTACCACTGTAGTCTGCCGTATGGATGATGCAGCGGCTAACACCGCTATGACTGATAGTGAAGTCAGTAACGAAGCAGTTACTACAGGTACGGCTATGGCTTGTGCTAATAGTGCAAGTGCAGTTAACTAG
- a CDS encoding prepilin-type N-terminal cleavage/methylation domain-containing protein, giving the protein MNCTKLKLYRNLVIKTTNQGFTLIELLVVIIILGVLSSVALPSLLNQVGKAREVEAKETLSSIGVSQQAYFFQKGNFADRLEKLDIVVNGQEYNYPQPSIHSSGSATQVIHEADAINPINKNKRDYAMGIIYDSGSFEVILCQSNEPGDDALPSTTTIGTCDQGQRIQ; this is encoded by the coding sequence ATGAATTGCACTAAACTTAAACTCTATCGAAACTTAGTTATAAAAACAACTAATCAAGGTTTTACCTTAATTGAACTCTTAGTGGTTATTATCATCTTGGGAGTTCTATCATCCGTAGCACTACCGAGTTTATTAAATCAAGTGGGTAAAGCCCGCGAAGTTGAGGCAAAAGAAACTCTCAGTAGTATCGGAGTTTCCCAACAAGCATACTTTTTTCAAAAAGGAAATTTTGCAGATAGGTTAGAAAAACTAGACATCGTTGTTAATGGGCAAGAGTATAATTATCCTCAACCAAGCATCCATTCCAGTGGTAGTGCGACTCAAGTCATTCATGAAGCAGATGCGATTAATCCCATCAATAAAAATAAAAGAGATTATGCAATGGGGATTATCTACGATTCAGGAAGTTTTGAGGTTATTTTATGTCAAAGTAATGAACCAGGGGATGATGCGCTACCTTCTACAACAACAATCGGAACTTGTGATCAAGGGCAAAGAATACAATGA
- a CDS encoding O-linked N-acetylglucosamine transferase, SPINDLY family protein has protein sequence MLSNWEKQAVERLEKAQYDELLKLCEQTINAEEEGSLPYWYLGLAYLLKQEPEEAQAIWLSGWFEAPGEETSDERTEILVRVLEKEAKRQFTKGAFLTSAEIKENIQEIQPENLNNTLSLIKDLIKNKTFSIEYLEQWEFWQRLEANRNQAIDATLLGDILVYIFAHFPVENKAGLMNIAFQAVEDKTTFLKSVVVAAGKVAYKQSKYKSAIEILQLSEKLQPDFLPTYQYLSQIQTDAGKHKPAIDAAEKLIKNSTTPLETTDANFFLLRALLSSGNWKDIPQVAKQYKKTLEAVCDYYSSQEISNDQYIDDDTVTLPLAAFYLSQVEDKPRQNRLLQNQVINIFQKIFLANQDKHLSFPSRQPIPNKRLRVGYMGHTLRFHSVGWLSRWLIKNHTKEDFQTTVYLVNRRPDALTEGLIAQVDDFKLLDQNTYESAEQIAKDEIDILVDLDSATLTETCRILSLKPAPIQITWLGWDASSLPAVDYYIADPYVLPENAQDYYQEIIWRLPHSYVAVKGFEAGIPTLKREDLDIPTDAVIYFSAQSATKRHPDTVRLQMQILKQVPNSYFLIKGLGDQEIIREFFTEIANGEGVDPNRLRFLSRDANELAHRANLTIADVVLDTYPYNGATTTLETLWMGVPLVTKVGEQYVARNSYTFLKNVGVEEGIAWTDEEYVEWGVKLGTDENLRRDVHWKLLQSRKTAPLWDVEQFVTDMETAYQQMWAKYVEQVKTYPVAEEATSPEEKQTKPKLRLLHNLPRCGGTIISKCLATMENNLLLSEIHPRGMDMFNPLQQAHDWFDLLTTKDFNELATSKPVSFVDAISRIHQRSEENNCNLIIRDWAHLDFFGVPWTNNLSYRLDLAETLKTHFDNIQAAIVRHPVDQWLSLCRLELLQGKLSLENFLQGYLEFAKIATEIGFIRYEDFTHDPDTQLQALCEKLETPFDPNYKEKWQTYKKITGETASQGEITPQPRRHIEPEVLETIEKNEFYQEAITLLGYSEVNSK, from the coding sequence ATGTTATCAAATTGGGAAAAACAAGCAGTTGAACGCTTAGAAAAAGCTCAGTACGATGAACTTCTCAAGCTATGTGAACAAACCATTAACGCTGAGGAAGAAGGAAGCCTACCTTATTGGTATTTAGGATTAGCTTATTTACTCAAACAAGAACCAGAAGAAGCCCAAGCAATTTGGCTTTCAGGTTGGTTTGAAGCCCCAGGAGAAGAAACCAGCGACGAACGAACAGAGATTTTAGTTAGGGTTTTAGAAAAAGAAGCAAAACGACAATTCACTAAAGGAGCATTTTTAACCAGCGCTGAAATTAAAGAGAATATACAAGAAATTCAACCTGAAAATCTCAATAATACTTTATCCCTAATTAAAGACTTAATTAAAAATAAGACCTTTTCAATTGAATATCTGGAGCAATGGGAATTTTGGCAAAGATTAGAAGCTAACCGAAATCAAGCGATTGATGCTACTTTACTTGGAGATATTCTAGTTTATATTTTTGCTCATTTTCCTGTAGAAAACAAAGCAGGCTTAATGAATATTGCGTTTCAAGCAGTGGAAGACAAAACCACCTTTCTTAAGTCTGTAGTTGTTGCTGCTGGAAAAGTAGCTTACAAACAGTCTAAATATAAATCAGCGATTGAAATACTCCAATTATCGGAAAAACTGCAACCTGACTTTTTACCGACTTACCAATATTTATCTCAAATTCAAACTGATGCGGGTAAACACAAGCCCGCAATTGACGCAGCAGAAAAGTTAATTAAAAATAGTACAACACCACTAGAAACAACCGATGCAAACTTTTTCCTCTTGAGAGCTTTATTATCTTCAGGAAACTGGAAAGATATTCCACAAGTCGCTAAACAATACAAAAAAACATTAGAAGCAGTCTGTGATTATTATTCAAGTCAAGAAATTTCTAATGACCAATACATTGATGATGATACTGTCACCTTGCCTTTAGCGGCTTTTTATTTAAGCCAAGTTGAAGATAAGCCGAGACAAAATCGTTTGTTGCAAAATCAAGTAATTAATATTTTTCAAAAAATCTTTTTAGCGAATCAAGACAAACATCTCTCTTTCCCATCTCGTCAACCGATACCCAATAAAAGGTTAAGAGTCGGTTATATGGGTCATACCTTAAGATTTCATTCTGTGGGTTGGTTATCTCGATGGCTAATTAAAAACCATACGAAAGAGGATTTTCAGACGACTGTTTATTTAGTTAATCGCCGTCCAGATGCGCTAACGGAAGGATTAATTGCTCAAGTAGATGATTTTAAGTTGCTGGATCAAAACACTTATGAAAGCGCCGAACAAATTGCTAAGGATGAGATTGATATTTTAGTTGATTTGGACAGTGCTACCTTAACGGAAACTTGTCGCATTTTATCCCTTAAACCAGCACCGATTCAGATAACATGGCTAGGATGGGATGCCTCCAGTTTACCTGCTGTAGATTACTATATCGCTGATCCTTACGTTTTACCAGAAAATGCTCAGGATTATTATCAAGAGATAATTTGGCGTTTACCTCATAGCTATGTAGCAGTAAAAGGCTTTGAAGCAGGGATTCCCACTCTAAAACGAGAGGATTTAGACATTCCTACTGATGCAGTGATATATTTTAGCGCTCAATCCGCAACTAAGCGTCATCCTGATACAGTACGCTTACAAATGCAGATTCTGAAGCAAGTTCCCAACAGTTATTTTCTGATTAAGGGATTAGGAGATCAAGAGATTATTCGCGAGTTTTTTACTGAGATAGCCAACGGTGAAGGAGTTGATCCGAATCGTTTACGTTTTTTGAGTCGAGATGCCAATGAGTTAGCCCATCGGGCAAATTTAACAATTGCTGATGTGGTATTAGATACCTATCCTTACAATGGCGCAACCACAACCCTAGAAACCCTCTGGATGGGGGTTCCCTTAGTGACAAAAGTAGGAGAACAATATGTCGCCCGTAATAGCTATACCTTCCTGAAAAATGTCGGAGTAGAAGAAGGAATCGCATGGACAGATGAGGAATATGTGGAGTGGGGCGTTAAGTTAGGAACCGATGAAAACTTACGGCGGGATGTGCATTGGAAACTGCTTCAATCGCGAAAAACTGCACCGTTATGGGATGTGGAACAGTTTGTAACTGATATGGAAACCGCTTATCAGCAAATGTGGGCGAAGTATGTGGAACAAGTGAAAACCTATCCCGTTGCTGAAGAAGCCACTTCCCCAGAAGAGAAGCAGACTAAACCGAAGTTAAGACTCTTACATAACCTACCGCGCTGTGGTGGAACAATCATCAGTAAATGTCTCGCCACGATGGAGAATAACTTATTGCTGAGTGAAATTCATCCGCGAGGAATGGATATGTTTAACCCGCTTCAACAAGCCCACGACTGGTTTGATCTCCTCACAACTAAAGACTTCAACGAATTGGCAACCAGTAAACCTGTTTCCTTTGTGGATGCTATTTCTCGCATTCATCAGCGCAGCGAAGAGAATAACTGCAATTTAATTATCCGAGACTGGGCGCATTTAGACTTCTTTGGCGTTCCTTGGACAAACAACCTTTCCTATCGTTTAGATTTAGCCGAGACTCTCAAAACTCATTTTGATAACATCCAAGCTGCTATTGTTCGACATCCTGTTGATCAGTGGTTAAGCCTGTGTCGCTTAGAGCTTTTACAAGGAAAATTAAGCCTCGAAAACTTTTTACAAGGTTATCTCGAATTTGCCAAAATTGCCACGGAAATCGGCTTTATTCGCTATGAAGATTTTACTCATGATCCTGATACTCAATTACAGGCATTATGTGAAAAGTTAGAGACTCCCTTTGATCCAAACTACAAGGAGAAGTGGCAAACTTACAAGAAAATTACAGGAGAAACCGCTAGTCAAGGAGAAATCACACCGCAACCTCGTCGTCATATTGAACCTGAAGTCTTAGAAACCATCGAGAAGAATGAGTTTTACCAAGAAGCGATTACCTTACTGGGATATAGCGAAGTTAACTCTAAGTAA
- a CDS encoding glycosyltransferase: protein MSNQFDQSTIAECQAKFNLTYHVSYAYTCQNLVGFQGKDVLEVGGSLPEEFVFDYLNVNSWTGLETPEYEIDLKEAGGITHQGTVISEINDIQQYKFSSSTLSGRYNFFLENIEDLPSQYYEKYDLVFSIAAFEHIQKFPAALEKMYLALKPGGKLFSMFSPIWSAHDGHHLPEITDKQGNNYSFGNSPIPPWGHLRMSPPTMCKHLYQFTDKETADRMVYYIYNSPFINRFFTEDYIEFINQSSFQVSQLNLTFQSQIDPQIQKELEERYQGKKNFTNNGILAVLEKPLLAKNNRQLSVKTSQYQNKLDINNYPSFNTLLFLQNPRNFYPQIIFSQNEIFCSPDCKTKTQDDGIIENIQIPVGIFDVGYVKQQLPSSQQQPELIVVKADAARRVLPVNLDQFNCPKLLIVGDTHHLRNPLQTLLSYAKEEKFDFVMSLFNPYHLHYFKEVGFDKVFWIPTFYIDPYPQVTSENYEHLISFVGQVRQFHPYRRYILDKVKEAGFVLNQQKALRPEAARIYANSLINLNISLNGDLNMRVFEVLSSGGFLLTDRLSKQARLNAVLEEGKHFVAYEDEIDLLNKISYYSQHPEEARQIAKEGEKAFWENYRPDLNVKRILDYMDGKEIEPYCYPEWDKRSIYAVSENTEEFNSRIAIYEYIQEWHRVDPKLQGLFFTKVDYRVICDLVDLPRLDIYLLQDNEAKLTETKQILTQYDVLEQVCWTDSPKEQSWNFIALTIPELYQIGIDHLLNDFEFKELVITDYADNIFKSQLLERIFANYGLVKCSQNPLVYKWSIQKQLKLRPVNLIIFPGWNQPEEQLLLLVDLARVMKAISSHPDVSQITLVIDTDTLSEEDANLVLSSVAMNLMMEEEIDLSEQMEIAITANLDQRDWNPLLRHVQGRLQLKAENLDKISQLQADKLPIYQAHSLDQYQVIKSEQGSWSFVQSES from the coding sequence ATGAGTAATCAGTTTGATCAATCTACAATAGCTGAATGCCAAGCTAAATTTAATTTAACTTATCACGTTAGTTATGCTTACACTTGCCAAAACTTAGTAGGCTTTCAGGGAAAGGATGTTTTAGAAGTTGGTGGCAGTTTACCTGAAGAATTTGTTTTTGATTATTTGAATGTTAATTCATGGACTGGTCTAGAAACTCCAGAATATGAAATTGATCTGAAAGAAGCAGGTGGAATTACTCATCAGGGAACAGTAATTTCAGAAATAAATGATATTCAACAATATAAGTTTAGTTCATCAACTCTTTCGGGAAGATATAACTTTTTTTTAGAAAATATTGAGGATTTACCATCCCAATATTACGAAAAATATGATTTGGTGTTTTCTATTGCTGCTTTTGAACATATCCAAAAGTTTCCAGCCGCTTTAGAAAAGATGTACTTGGCTTTAAAGCCTGGGGGAAAGCTGTTTTCTATGTTTTCTCCTATTTGGTCAGCCCATGACGGTCATCACCTTCCAGAAATTACAGATAAACAAGGAAATAACTACAGTTTTGGTAACTCTCCAATTCCACCTTGGGGGCATTTAAGAATGAGTCCACCTACGATGTGTAAGCATCTTTATCAGTTTACCGATAAAGAAACAGCAGATCGAATGGTGTACTATATTTATAATTCTCCTTTTATTAATCGTTTCTTTACAGAAGACTATATCGAGTTTATTAACCAGAGTTCTTTTCAGGTCAGTCAATTAAACTTGACTTTTCAATCTCAGATCGATCCTCAAATTCAAAAAGAGTTAGAGGAAAGATATCAAGGTAAAAAAAATTTTACCAATAATGGTATATTAGCTGTACTTGAAAAACCATTGCTAGCAAAAAATAATAGGCAGTTATCGGTTAAAACATCTCAATATCAAAACAAGTTAGATATTAATAACTATCCATCATTCAATACCTTATTATTTTTACAAAATCCGCGTAACTTTTATCCGCAAATTATATTTTCACAAAATGAGATTTTTTGCAGTCCTGATTGTAAAACTAAAACTCAAGATGATGGAATTATAGAAAATATACAAATTCCTGTTGGCATATTTGATGTTGGTTATGTCAAACAACAATTACCTTCTTCACAACAACAACCAGAGTTAATAGTAGTTAAAGCAGATGCTGCCAGGCGGGTTCTTCCCGTTAATCTTGATCAGTTTAACTGTCCTAAATTACTAATTGTTGGCGATACCCATCATCTACGGAATCCTCTTCAAACTTTATTAAGTTACGCGAAGGAGGAAAAGTTTGATTTTGTAATGTCCCTATTTAATCCTTATCACCTACATTACTTCAAAGAAGTAGGATTTGATAAAGTGTTTTGGATACCTACATTCTATATTGATCCCTATCCTCAAGTTACTTCTGAAAATTACGAACATTTAATTAGTTTTGTGGGACAGGTAAGACAATTTCATCCTTATCGTCGATACATTTTAGATAAGGTTAAGGAGGCTGGATTTGTGCTTAATCAACAGAAAGCATTACGTCCAGAAGCTGCCAGAATTTATGCTAATTCTTTAATCAATTTAAATATTAGCCTTAATGGTGATCTCAACATGAGAGTGTTTGAGGTATTATCCAGTGGTGGTTTTTTACTCACTGATCGTCTCAGTAAACAAGCTAGACTTAATGCTGTATTAGAAGAGGGAAAACATTTTGTTGCTTATGAAGATGAAATAGACTTATTAAATAAAATTAGTTATTATTCTCAACATCCAGAGGAAGCCAGACAAATTGCAAAAGAAGGAGAAAAGGCTTTCTGGGAAAATTATCGCCCTGATTTAAATGTGAAGCGTATTCTTGATTATATGGATGGCAAAGAAATTGAGCCTTACTGCTATCCTGAATGGGATAAAAGAAGTATTTATGCAGTTAGTGAAAATACAGAAGAGTTTAACAGTCGAATTGCGATTTATGAGTATATTCAAGAGTGGCATCGCGTTGATCCAAAACTTCAGGGGTTGTTTTTTACAAAGGTTGATTATAGGGTTATTTGCGATTTAGTTGATTTACCCCGACTGGATATTTATCTATTACAAGATAATGAAGCCAAATTAACTGAAACTAAGCAAATTTTAACTCAATATGATGTACTTGAACAAGTTTGTTGGACAGATTCTCCAAAAGAACAATCATGGAATTTCATTGCTTTGACAATTCCTGAACTTTATCAAATCGGAATTGATCATTTACTCAACGATTTTGAATTTAAAGAGTTAGTGATTACTGATTATGCTGATAACATCTTTAAGTCTCAGTTATTAGAGCGTATTTTTGCCAACTATGGATTAGTGAAATGTTCTCAAAACCCACTGGTTTATAAATGGTCAATTCAGAAACAATTAAAACTGCGACCAGTTAACTTAATTATATTTCCCGGTTGGAATCAGCCAGAAGAGCAACTATTACTATTAGTTGATTTAGCTAGGGTAATGAAAGCCATTTCAAGTCATCCTGATGTTAGTCAGATTACTTTAGTCATTGATACGGACACTTTATCGGAAGAAGATGCGAACTTAGTTCTCTCTAGTGTTGCGATGAATTTGATGATGGAAGAGGAAATTGATCTTAGTGAACAAATGGAGATTGCTATTACAGCAAATTTAGATCAAAGAGACTGGAATCCTTTATTACGCCACGTTCAAGGTCGATTACAATTAAAAGCTGAAAATTTAGATAAAATTTCCCAGTTACAAGCTGACAAACTCCCCATCTATCAAGCACATTCTTTAGACCAATATCAGGTAATCAAATCTGAACAAGGAAGTTGGTCTTTTGTTCAATCCGAATCATGA
- a CDS encoding tetratricopeptide repeat protein, producing the protein MSSRTSMSPFKRVVTIISGLAFLGFMGSQIHGMVAEGMRTSQQQEQQARQANQQQLEQLQMQENGYEMVLEREPNNENALEGLVQIRLNMKDYKGAIQPLEKLVDLNPEQGNYKQLLAQLQQQINYTENTSTSDNE; encoded by the coding sequence ATGTCGTCTCGCACGTCAATGTCTCCTTTTAAGCGGGTTGTCACTATTATTAGCGGGTTGGCTTTTCTCGGTTTTATGGGGTCTCAGATTCATGGAATGGTAGCGGAGGGGATGCGAACCAGCCAACAGCAAGAGCAACAAGCCCGTCAAGCCAATCAACAACAGCTTGAGCAGTTACAAATGCAAGAAAATGGCTATGAAATGGTTTTAGAGCGCGAACCGAATAACGAAAATGCTTTAGAAGGGTTGGTGCAAATTCGACTGAATATGAAGGATTACAAAGGTGCAATTCAGCCATTAGAAAAGTTAGTAGATTTAAATCCAGAACAAGGAAACTATAAACAACTTTTAGCTCAACTTCAGCAACAAATTAATTATACAGAGAACACTTCTACCAGTGATAATGAGTAA
- a CDS encoding DUF4351 domain-containing protein encodes MLGFTDIDIKQTRFYQDVYAEGEQEGKLELILRLLNRRFGELDTNLIKQIRGLDVSQLEELAEALLEFSSQDDLEVWLQQSNI; translated from the coding sequence ATGTTGGGGTTTACTGATATTGATATCAAACAAACTCGCTTTTATCAAGATGTTTATGCTGAAGGCGAACAAGAAGGAAAACTAGAGTTAATCTTACGTCTCCTCAATCGCCGTTTTGGGGAATTAGATACAAATCTGATTAAGCAAATTCGAGGTTTAGATGTATCTCAGTTAGAGGAGTTAGCAGAGGCGTTATTAGAGTTTTCCAGTCAGGATGATTTGGAAGTTTGGTTACAACAGTCAAATATTTAG
- a CDS encoding Rpn family recombination-promoting nuclease/putative transposase, giving the protein MKTDSLFYRLFQNFPSLLFELIDVSVTNSEQYQFRSVEIKQTAFRIDGLFTPPQDDAESPLFFVEVQFSGEREFYSRLFGEIFLYLRQYQPSQRWRSVVIYPTRRVDIGETQHYTELLESSRVQRVYLDELEDNPDSIGISLLKLVILPEETAVNQARELVTQAKQEIEQGMSQRQILELVETIIVYKLPRLSREEIQQMLGFSDIDVKQTRFYQDVYGEGKQEEAVALVVRQLNRRFGELDTNLIEQIRGLDVSQLEELAEALLEFSSQDDLEAWLQQSNV; this is encoded by the coding sequence TTGAAAACCGACAGCCTTTTTTATCGTTTATTCCAAAACTTTCCTTCTCTGTTGTTTGAACTGATTGATGTTTCTGTTACCAACAGTGAACAATACCAGTTTCGTTCGGTAGAAATTAAACAAACTGCCTTTCGCATCGATGGCTTATTTACACCACCTCAAGATGATGCAGAATCCCCCCTTTTCTTTGTGGAAGTGCAGTTTTCTGGTGAAAGGGAGTTTTACAGTCGTTTATTTGGAGAAATTTTTCTGTATCTCCGCCAGTATCAACCCTCTCAACGTTGGCGCAGTGTGGTCATTTATCCCACTCGAAGAGTGGATATTGGAGAAACTCAGCATTATACAGAATTGCTAGAAAGCTCTAGAGTTCAACGAGTTTATCTGGATGAGTTGGAAGACAATCCAGATAGTATTGGCATTTCTTTATTAAAGTTAGTGATTTTGCCGGAAGAGACGGCAGTGAATCAAGCTAGAGAATTAGTGACACAAGCGAAACAGGAAATTGAACAAGGAATGAGTCAAAGACAAATTCTGGAGTTGGTAGAAACTATCATAGTATATAAGTTGCCCCGTTTAAGTAGGGAGGAAATTCAGCAAATGTTGGGATTTAGCGATATTGATGTTAAACAAACTCGCTTTTATCAAGATGTTTATGGTGAAGGAAAACAAGAGGAAGCGGTTGCATTAGTAGTTCGTCAACTCAATCGCCGGTTTGGGGAATTGGATACGAATCTGATTGAGCAAATTCGAGGCTTAGATGTATCTCAGTTAGAGGAATTGGCAGAGGCATTATTAGAGTTTTCCAGTCAGGATGATTTGGAAGCTTGGTTACAACAATCAAATGTTTAG